One window of the Notolabrus celidotus isolate fNotCel1 chromosome 23, fNotCel1.pri, whole genome shotgun sequence genome contains the following:
- the si:dkey-219e21.4 gene encoding tripartite motif-containing protein 14, giving the protein MAEKEIIRAEIKQSAQCGLTAPSAGSHSVLQDRLSFSPLDSNDDRTVQPFPRSPKLKKKMASAGPPSQEQLGRRLEELQAERSRTEAHIQSLKKRRADLSRSTEVMKQQVRERFESMQSVLRQDEQAVLDSLELDLRQTRTRLDQVLKSWKEHQDQVSKNISGTQRALSESAQRGEEEEKGQQGGLSTKKPDASETEIRLNEERFEKLLKTLSSISKQLRAQLQRKALLIDSSTVMIDKKTCHSDITLTSNGQGMLFSGSASLAPEHPLQFDRVCCALGDSPLAAPKSYWEVDVRCSSAWAVGVAYACLERKGRDKGAKLGRNRNSWCLELHNGHLSAWHNDRHVACQGVGQTALQRVGVWVNQEKGRLVFYDADSMAVLQRFSAAVTPVFDRAHHQFTEPLYPAVRFLKPPEHQTWPNHVELCHLLNP; this is encoded by the exons ATGGCAGAAAAAGAAATAATCCGTGCTGAAATCAAACAGTCAGCACAGTGTGGTCTCACAGCACCCTCTGCAGGCTCACACAGTGTACTGCAGGACAGGCTGAGCTTCTCTCCTCTGGACTCCAATGATGACAGAACCGTGCAGCCCTTTCCTCGCTCTCCGAAACTGAAGAAAAAGATGGCAAGCGCCGGACCGCCTTCTCAG GAGCAGCTGGGCAGACGTTTAGAGgagctgcaggcagagagatcCAGAACCGAGGCTCACATCCAGTCTCTGAAGAAACGCCGGGCCGACCTCTCT AGGAGCACTGAGgtgatgaagcagcaggtgAGAGAGCGCTTCGAGAGCATGCAGTCGGTCCTGAGGCAGGACGAGCAGGCCGTCCTGGACTCTCTGGAGCTGGACCTGAGACAGACTAGGACTAGACTGGACCAGGTTCTGAAGAGCTGGAAAGAACACCAGGACCAGGTCTCTAAGAATATCAGCGGCACTCAGAGAGCGCTGAGCGAGagtgcacagagaggagaggaggaggagaag ggtcAGCAAGGGGGTCTGAG CACGAAGAAGCCGGACGCCTCAGAGACTGAGATCCGACTAAATGAGGAGAGGTTTGAGAAGCTGTTGAAGACGTTATCGTCCATCTCCAAACAGCTGAGAGCTCAGCTGCAGAGGAAGGCTCTGCTGATAG ATTCTTCTACCGTGATGATCGACAAGAAGACCTGCCACAGTGACATCACATTGACCTCTAATGGGCAGGGCATGTTATTCTCAGGCTCCGCCTCTCTGGCTCCAGAGCACCCCCTTCAGTTTGACAGAGTGTGCTGCGCTCTGGGTGACTCCCCTCTCGCGGCCCCTAAGAGTTACTGGGAGGTGGATGTCCGCTGCAGCTCGGCCTGGGCCGTGGGTGTGGCCTACGCCTGCCtggagaggaaggggagggacAAGGGGGCGAAACTGGGCCGGAACAGGAACTCGTGGTGCTTGGAGCTGCATAATGGGCATCTCAGCGCCTGGCACAATGACCGGCACGTTGCATGTCAGGGTGTCGGGCAGACGGCGCTGCAGAGGGTTGGCGTGTGGGTGAATCAGGAGAAAGGCCGGCTGGTGTTCTATGACGCAGACAGCATGGCGGTGCTGCAGAGGTTCTCTGCCGCGGTGACGCCCGTGTTCGATCGAGCTCATCATCAGTTCACTGAGCCGCTGTACCCCGCTGTGCGCTTCCTCAAACCACCTGAACACCAAACATGGCCCAACCACGTGGAGCTCTGTCACCTCCTCAACCCCTGA